The proteins below are encoded in one region of Thermothelomyces thermophilus ATCC 42464 chromosome 1, complete sequence:
- a CDS encoding glycoside hydrolase family 61 protein, with protein MKSSTPALFAAGLLAQHAAAHSIFQQASSGSTDFDTLCTRMPPNNSPVTSVTSGDMTCNVGGTKGVSGFCEVNAGDEFTVEMHAQPGDRSCANEAIGGNHFGPVLIYMSKVDDASTADGSGDWFKVDEFGYDASTKTWGTDKLNENCGKRTFKIPSHIPAGDYLVRAEAIALHTANQPGGAQFYMSCYQVRISGGEGGQLPAGVKIPGAYSANDPGILVDIWGNDFNEYVIPGPPVIDSSYF; from the exons ATGAAGTCGTCTACCCCGGCCTTGTTCGCCGCTGGGCTCCTTGCTCAGCATGCTGCGGCCCACTCCATCTTCCAGCAGGCGAGCAGCGGCTCGACCGACTTTGATACGCTGTGCACCCGGATGCCG CCCAACAATAGCCCCGTCACTAGTGTGACCAGCGGCGACATGACCTGCAACGTCGGCGGCACCAAGGGGGTGTCGGGCTTCTGCGAGGTGAACG CCGGCGACGAGTTCACGGTTGAGATGCACGCGCAGCCCGGCGACCGCTCGTGCGCCAACGAGGCCATCGGCGGGAACCACTTCGGCCCGGTCCTCATCTACATGAGCAAGGTCGACGACGCCTCCACTGCCGACGGGTCCGGCGACTGGTTCAAGGTGGACGAGTTCGGCTACGACGCGAGCACCAAGACCTGGGGCACCGACAAGCTCAACGAGAACTGCGGCAAGCGCACCTTCAAGATCCCCAGCCACATCCCCGCGGGCGACTATCTCGTCCGGGCCGAGGCTATCGCGCTACACACTGCCAACCAGCCAGGCGGCGCGCAGTTCTACATGAGCTGCTAT CAAGTCAGGATTTCCGGCGGCGAAGGGGGCCAGCTGCCTGCCGGAGTCAAGATCCCGGGCGCGTACAGTGCCAACGACCCCGGCATCCTTGTCGACATCTGGGGTAACGATTTCAACGAGTACGTTATTCCGGGCCCCCCGGTCATCGACAGCAGCTACTTCTGA